From Fusobacterium varium:
CTGGTAGCTTTTGAAATAGGGAAGATAGTATTTAAGAAAACCAAGATGGCATTGTTTAATCCACTTCTTATAGGAACTATTATAGTTATACTTTTTCTAAACTTTTTCAAGATACCTGTTAATAATTATATGCAGGGTGGGAATTTCATAGTTTTCTTTTTAGCACCTGCTACTGTTGTATTAGCTATTCCGCTTTTCAGGCAGATAGATCTTTTAAAAAAGAATTTTGTTCCAATAATGGGTGGGGGTATAGTAGGTTCAATTGTTGCTATTGTTTCTGTAGTAGTATTGGGAAAATTAATGGGAATAGATCAGCAGCTTTTACTGTCATTTATGCCTAAATCTATTACAACACCTATAGGAATAGAACTTTCTACACTGCTTGGAGGAATTCCTTCAATAACAGTTTTTGCAATAGTAATAACAGGAATAACTGGAAATGTTTCTGCTCCTTATATACTTTCTATATTTAGAATAAAACATCCTGTAGCAAAAGGTATAGGAATCGGTATATCAAGCCATGCTGTAGGAACAAGCAGAGCTATAGAAATGGGAGAGGTGGAAGGAGCTATGAGTGCTTTGTCAATAGTCATAGCAGGAATACTCACAATAGTAATAGCACCTCTTGTGAGAATATTTGTTTAAGATAATTGTATGAAAGATGATTGATATGTTAAAAGTATTAGAGCTTAATAACATTAAAAATCATCTTTTTTTATTTTTGCTCTTGACTTAGAGTATACTCTAATGTATATACTAAATATAAAGAAGGAGGGTGAAATTTTTATGAATCTTAGTATAAAAAAAGTAGCAGAACAAACTGGGCTTACGGAATATACTCTAAGATATTATGAAAAGGAAGAGCTTCTTGTATCCATTAAAAGAGATGAAGCTGGAAGACGAGTATATGATGAAAAAGATATGGAAATAATAAATACTATTACCTGTTTAAAAAATACAGGGATGCCAATCAAAGAAATAAGAAAATTTGTTAAATATACAACAAAGGGAGATTCTACCCTCGAAGATAGAAGAAAAATGGTATTGAAGCAGAAAAAAATGGTGGAAGAAAAAATAGAAGAATTAAAAAAAGAATTGAATAAAATCAGTAAAAAATTAGATTATTATGAAGCGGCCTGTAAAGCAGGAACTTCTAAAAATGTGAAGAAAAAGTTTTATCCAGAAAACTGCAGCATATAATAATATTTTTCAATTAAGGAGGAAGATATAGAATGGAAAATTTTACTTTTTACAATCCGGCAAAAATTATTTTTGGAAAAGGAACTGAAAATCAGGTAGGAAAAGAAATGAAAAAATTAAGCAGCCGTGTACTTTTAGTGTATGGTGGAGGAACTATTAAGAGAATAGGGTTATATGATACTGTTGTGAAGTCCTTAAATGCCGAAAATATCTCTTTTGTAGAATTAGGCGGAGTACAGCCTAACCCGAGATTACAATTGGTAAGAGAGGGAATTAAGCTGTGCAGAGAGCATAAATTGGATGCTATATTAGCTGTAGGTGGAGGAAGTACAATTGATACTGCAAAAGGAATAGCTGCAGGTGTAAATTATGATGGAGATGTATGGGATTTTTATGAAAGAAAAGCTGGACCTGATGAAGCACTTCCAATAGGGGTAGTACTGACTATACCAGCAGCAGGAAGCGAATCAAGTATGGGAAGTGTTATCACAAAAGAGGAAGGACTTTTAAAACGTTCATGTGGAAATGTTTCAATGATTCCTAAATTTGCAATAATGAATCCAGAATTTACATTTTCTCTTCCAAGCTATCAAACTGCCTGTGGAGCTTCAGATATATTAGCTCATCTTATGGAGCGTTATTTTACTCAGGTGGAACATGTAGATTTTACAGACAGACTAATAGAAGCAACTATGAAAACAGTTATAGATTATGCCCCTTTGGCAATTAAAGAACCAGAAAATTATGACGTACGTGCTGAAATTATGTGGGCTGGAACAATAGCACATAATAGTCTTTTAAATACAGGACGTCTTGGAGATTGGGGTTCTCATCAAATAGAGCATGAAATCAGTGCTATATATGATATAGCTCATGGAGCAGGGCTTTCTATTGTGTTTCCTGCATGGATGAAATATGTATGTCATGAAAATATGGATAGGTTTGTACAGTTTGCAGTTCGTGTATTTGGAGTGAATATGACTCTTACAGATAAAGAACTTGTAGTGAAGCAAGGTATCCAAAAACTTGAGGAATTTTATTATAGTTTGGGACTGCCTGTATACTTGAAAGAAGTAGATATTCCAGATGACAGATTGAAAGAAATGGCAGAAAAATGCTGTAAAAAAGGACCACAAGGAAACTTTAAAAAATTATATGAAAATGATGTGTTTGAGATATTGAAACTGGCAAGATAAAATTACAGTGAAAACATATTGAAATAAAAAAATCCCCTCAATAATAGAGGGGCTTTTTTTATAACACGGGGGAGTGTTAAAAAAACAAAGACTAAAAATAGACTCTGGGGGTTACAGAAATCTAATTTACTATGTCAGTCTCGATTTAAGTATACCTCATCTATTATTTTTAGTCAATATTAAAATTTTTTACAATCAAATAGGAAAATAACAAAAATTGAATAATTTTTTATAATTCCATACCAGTTTTTATTTTGTTAATAGTATCTGACTCCAGTAAAGATTCGGCTAATTTAAGAGCAAAAGTCAAAGAATGACCAGCACCCATACCAGTTATAAGTTTACCATCTTTAACAATATTTTTTTCTTCATACTGGTAATTTTTCATAAGCTCCTTTACAGAAGTATGACATGTTATTTTTTTTCCAGAAGCAATATTATGGTTTCCTAAAATTGAAGGAGCTCCACATATAGCACCCACAAATTTTTCATTAAGTATATAAAATTTGATGAGCTCAACTACTTCATTTGAATTTCCAAGGTTGATATATCCAGGATATCCTCCTGGCAGCACAATCATATCTCCATCTTTTAAATCAGTTTCTTTTAAAGTTGTATCAGCTTTAACTAATACTTTTTGAGCTGACATAACATCTTTTTCAGAAGTGATAGAAACAGTTTTGACATCTGCTCCACCTCTTCTCAAAACATCAACAGGAGTTAAGGCTTCAATGAGTTCAAAACCATCTGCTAATAAAACATAAACTTTTTTCATCCTGATGCCTCCTTGGTATATTTAATTATAAATTTTCTACAGTTAATTTTCCTTGAGTAATCAATGAACGAACAAATTGATGAGCATCTACTACTGCATTACAATATACAGACTTAGTTTCTCCTTCAAAGAAAGCATTAAGAAGAATCTGCTGCTGTTCAGCAATATTTCTATCTAATTCTTCAATAGTGAGAGTTCCCCCTTTGTATTCTTCAATAAGAGCTTCATATATAGTATCAAAAGTAGAATCATACAGTTGCTCTTCCCAGTTTTCAATTATAGACATAATTTTTTTCACCTCTTTATATGTATTAAATTTGTTTAAGATAACAGAATTATCTTAACATTTCTTACTGAAAATGTCAATTTTTATGCAATGGAGAAACCATTGATAAAAACCATGTTTAAGCTTTTAAGTCATTGATATTCTGAATGAATTAATGTATCTATGAAATAAATTCTTATATTATATATTATACCATTAAAATAAAAAAACG
This genomic window contains:
- a CDS encoding membrane protein, yielding MVEVLTNTPFFGVIISLVAFEIGKIVFKKTKMALFNPLLIGTIIVILFLNFFKIPVNNYMQGGNFIVFFLAPATVVLAIPLFRQIDLLKKNFVPIMGGGIVGSIVAIVSVVVLGKLMGIDQQLLLSFMPKSITTPIGIELSTLLGGIPSITVFAIVITGITGNVSAPYILSIFRIKHPVAKGIGIGISSHAVGTSRAIEMGEVEGAMSALSIVIAGILTIVIAPLVRIFV
- a CDS encoding putative transcriptional regulator → MNLSIKKVAEQTGLTEYTLRYYEKEELLVSIKRDEAGRRVYDEKDMEIINTITCLKNTGMPIKEIRKFVKYTTKGDSTLEDRRKMVLKQKKMVEEKIEELKKELNKISKKLDYYEAACKAGTSKNVKKKFYPENCSI
- a CDS encoding putative butanol dehydrogenase, whose translation is MENFTFYNPAKIIFGKGTENQVGKEMKKLSSRVLLVYGGGTIKRIGLYDTVVKSLNAENISFVELGGVQPNPRLQLVREGIKLCREHKLDAILAVGGGSTIDTAKGIAAGVNYDGDVWDFYERKAGPDEALPIGVVLTIPAAGSESSMGSVITKEEGLLKRSCGNVSMIPKFAIMNPEFTFSLPSYQTACGASDILAHLMERYFTQVEHVDFTDRLIEATMKTVIDYAPLAIKEPENYDVRAEIMWAGTIAHNSLLNTGRLGDWGSHQIEHEISAIYDIAHGAGLSIVFPAWMKYVCHENMDRFVQFAVRVFGVNMTLTDKELVVKQGIQKLEEFYYSLGLPVYLKEVDIPDDRLKEMAEKCCKKGPQGNFKKLYENDVFEILKLAR
- a CDS encoding putative class I glutamine amidotransferase, with the translated sequence MKKVYVLLADGFELIEALTPVDVLRRGGADVKTVSITSEKDVMSAQKVLVKADTTLKETDLKDGDMIVLPGGYPGYINLGNSNEVVELIKFYILNEKFVGAICGAPSILGNHNIASGKKITCHTSVKELMKNYQYEEKNIVKDGKLITGMGAGHSLTFALKLAESLLESDTINKIKTGMEL